A single window of Mangifera indica cultivar Alphonso chromosome 18, CATAS_Mindica_2.1, whole genome shotgun sequence DNA harbors:
- the LOC123201756 gene encoding receptor-like protein EIX2: MNLQSLSVLDLDNNNFSGVLPVSMGTLTFLESLHLRKNSLSGAVPLSLTNCTKLQVLDFGENQLVGNLSTWIGNSFSDMVILNLHSNNFHGLFPAELCHLVNLQIPDLASNNLSGTIPSCISNISALVTINFTGISNRIVCSDVESEDFVEDTSVVVKGRMLEYHTSLNLARLVDLSHNSFSGEIPEKVTNLGALQTLNLSHNSFTGTSPENIGHMRSIETLDLSANYLFGEIPESMSNLTTLSSLNLSNNNLIEKIP; this comes from the coding sequence ATGAATTTGCAATCCTTGTCTGTTCTGGATTTGGATAACAATAACTTCAGTGGTGTCCTTCCTGTCTCCATGGGAACTTTGACTTTTCTCGAGTCCCTTCATCTTCGCAAGAACAGCCTCTCTGGAGCAGTCCCTTTATCTCTTACAAATTGCACAAAGTTACAGGTACTTGATTTTGGTGAAAATCAGTTGGTTGGAAATCTTTCAACATGGATTGGGAATTCTTTCTCAGATATGGTGATTCTCAACCTGCATTCGAATAATTTCCATGGACTTTTTCCCGCTGAACTTTGCCATCTTGTGAATTTACAAATCCCGGACCTTGCTTCCAACAACCTTTCTGGAACAATACCGAGCTGCATCAGCAACATCAGTGCCCTGGTGACAATAAACTTCACTGGAATCAGCAACAGAATTGTATGTTCAGATGTTGAATCAGAAGATTTTGTTGAAGATACATCTGTTGTGGTAAAAGGGCGTATGTTGGAATATCACACCTCTCTTAATCTGGCAAGACTTGTCGACCTCTCTCATAATAGTTTCTCAGGCGAGATACCTGAAAAAGTGACAAATCTGGGAGCATTACAAACACTTAATTTGTCACACAATTCTTTTACAGGAACAAGTCCTGAGAATATTGGTCACATGAGATCAATAGAGACACTTGATTTATCTGCAAACTATCTTTTTGGTGAAATCCCAGAGAGTATGTCAAATTTGACAACTTTGAGTAGCTTGAACTTATCCAACAACAATTTGATTGAGAAAATTCCTTAA